The Vibrio kanaloae genome has a window encoding:
- a CDS encoding thiamine-binding protein: MVAFQVIPRVKEGNNFEVVDKAIEVVKAADVPFQIGAMETTMKGELNQLLDIIKQAEQACYDAGAVEVITNIKIHSKTTEADDTFCTYHRGVTKANHMFV; encoded by the coding sequence ATGGTTGCCTTCCAAGTGATACCTCGCGTTAAAGAAGGTAACAACTTCGAAGTGGTTGATAAAGCCATTGAAGTGGTGAAAGCTGCCGATGTACCTTTCCAAATCGGTGCGATGGAAACCACGATGAAAGGTGAACTCAACCAATTACTCGATATAATTAAACAAGCAGAACAAGCTTGCTACGATGCAGGGGCTGTAGAAGTGATCACGAACATTAAGATTCACAGTAAAACCACCGAGGCCGATGATACATTTTGCACGTACCATCGTGGTGTAACGAAAGCGAATCACATGTTTGTTTAA
- a CDS encoding DEAD/DEAH box helicase, translating to MSFASLTLNAKTVSALPSQFNKPTEIQQAVIPTIIAGKDVLALAQTGSGKTLAFGLPLLNNINQDVHELQTLIIVPTRELASQVTKSLEPIATTLNIKLVTLTGGVNTDDQQQQLSTKPQLAIATPGRLLALIKSGELDAAQCSSLVLDEADRLIDMGFWPDIQAITAALPSKRQSLLFSATLPPELVDQAEELLSNPVKVTTHQENSVVAAIEETLYLVNKGSKAQALIALLNQHTWPQVLVFIGAKDNADALTKRLNKAKISVSALHGNKSQEEREQALESFKNGETRVLIATDVMARGIHIDQLPVVINFELPSHSATYVHRVGRTARAGSTGCAISLVSHSETDYLNAIRTLTNKPLVLQPLEGFPVTDKPASEATARKRPPKDKMANRRTAKKKSIKQFKGKPSSSK from the coding sequence ATGTCATTTGCTAGCCTAACCCTTAACGCAAAAACCGTCTCCGCGCTCCCATCTCAATTCAATAAGCCAACAGAGATACAACAAGCGGTAATTCCTACAATTATTGCGGGGAAAGACGTACTTGCATTGGCTCAAACGGGCAGCGGTAAAACATTGGCATTCGGCTTACCTTTACTGAATAACATCAACCAAGATGTACATGAACTGCAAACACTGATCATTGTTCCAACCCGTGAACTTGCATCTCAAGTGACCAAATCTTTAGAGCCGATCGCGACAACGCTCAATATCAAATTGGTAACGCTAACGGGCGGCGTGAATACTGATGATCAACAGCAACAATTGTCGACTAAACCACAATTAGCCATCGCCACACCAGGCCGTCTACTTGCTTTAATTAAAAGTGGTGAACTGGATGCAGCCCAGTGTTCATCATTGGTTCTTGATGAAGCCGATCGCCTGATCGACATGGGCTTTTGGCCAGATATTCAAGCGATTACTGCAGCACTACCGAGCAAACGTCAGTCACTGTTGTTCTCTGCGACACTTCCGCCCGAATTAGTAGATCAGGCTGAAGAGCTTCTTTCAAATCCAGTTAAAGTCACGACACACCAAGAAAACAGCGTGGTCGCGGCTATTGAAGAAACCCTGTATTTAGTGAACAAAGGCAGTAAAGCTCAAGCGCTCATCGCCCTACTCAATCAACACACATGGCCGCAAGTATTGGTATTTATTGGCGCAAAAGACAATGCCGATGCATTAACCAAACGATTGAATAAAGCCAAAATCAGTGTGAGTGCGTTACATGGAAATAAGAGCCAAGAAGAACGAGAGCAAGCTTTAGAAAGTTTCAAAAATGGCGAGACTCGTGTGCTTATCGCAACCGACGTGATGGCTCGAGGCATCCATATTGATCAGTTACCTGTCGTAATTAACTTCGAATTACCCTCTCACTCAGCAACTTACGTACACCGCGTTGGTCGCACAGCAAGAGCAGGAAGTACTGGCTGCGCGATCTCTCTGGTTAGCCACAGCGAAACAGACTACCTCAATGCAATTCGCACCCTAACCAATAAGCCGTTGGTGCTGCAACCATTAGAAGGTTTCCCGGTTACCGACAAACCTGCATCTGAAGCGACCGCTCGCAAGCGTCCACCTAAAGATAAAATGGCCAATCGAAGAACAGCCAAAAAGAAGAGCATTAAGCAATTTAAAGGCAAGCCAAGTTCTTCGAAATAA
- a CDS encoding M14 family metallopeptidase produces MKIFSNFESGNIHVVSADSPQNIQLTIPADYQTEISQWFHFRLESEAQQAHHFEIGQLATSAYPEGWKDYDVVASYDREEWFRIPSQFDGDTLSFDIIPEHDSMYFAYFAPYSYDRHQDLLHSAQTHPACKLETLGHTLDNNDITLLTIGEPSEEKKNIWVIGRQHPGETMAEWLIEGLLQRLLDETDTVGRSLLDSVVFRVVPNMNPDGSIRGHLRTNAIGVNLNREWQSPSMERSPEVFLVRERMLETGVDLCLDIHGDEAIPYNFVAGSEGTPSYNERIAKLENHFKQALLTITPEFQDEFGYDKDEPGKANMTVGTNWIGEQFKCLAYTVEMPFKDHISHADELYGWSPERSVAFGHDMLAAVWATVDEL; encoded by the coding sequence ATGAAAATTTTCAGCAATTTCGAAAGCGGCAACATTCACGTCGTTTCAGCAGATTCACCACAAAACATTCAACTGACTATCCCAGCAGACTACCAAACTGAAATCTCTCAGTGGTTTCACTTCCGCTTAGAAAGTGAAGCTCAACAAGCTCACCACTTTGAAATCGGTCAATTGGCAACATCTGCCTACCCTGAAGGCTGGAAAGATTACGATGTGGTTGCATCGTATGACCGTGAAGAGTGGTTCCGTATCCCATCTCAGTTCGATGGCGATACATTAAGCTTCGATATCATCCCTGAACACGATTCAATGTACTTCGCGTACTTCGCACCTTACTCATACGATCGTCACCAAGATCTTCTGCACAGTGCTCAAACGCACCCAGCTTGTAAGCTTGAAACTTTGGGCCACACGCTAGACAACAATGACATCACTTTGCTAACCATTGGTGAGCCAAGTGAAGAGAAGAAAAATATCTGGGTTATTGGTCGCCAACACCCGGGCGAGACGATGGCTGAATGGCTGATCGAAGGTCTGCTACAACGCCTGCTTGATGAAACAGATACAGTCGGTCGCTCTCTTCTAGACAGCGTTGTGTTCCGCGTTGTACCAAACATGAACCCAGATGGCAGCATCCGCGGTCACCTGCGTACTAACGCGATTGGCGTAAACCTGAACCGCGAATGGCAATCACCTTCTATGGAGCGCAGCCCAGAGGTATTCCTTGTTCGCGAGCGTATGCTAGAAACGGGCGTTGACCTATGTCTAGACATTCACGGCGACGAAGCGATTCCATATAACTTTGTCGCGGGTAGCGAAGGCACGCCTTCATACAACGAGCGTATTGCTAAACTAGAGAATCACTTCAAGCAAGCACTACTGACGATCACACCAGAGTTCCAAGATGAATTTGGTTACGATAAAGACGAACCGGGCAAAGCGAATATGACGGTTGGCACAAACTGGATCGGTGAGCAGTTCAAGTGTTTAGCTTACACCGTCGAGATGCCATTTAAAGATCACATCAGTCACGCTGACGAACTTTACGGCTGGTCTCCAGAGCGAAGTGTCGCGTTTGGTCACGACATGCTAGCCGCGGTTTGGGCAACAGTAGACGAGTTATAA
- a CDS encoding nitrogenase-stabilizing/protective protein NifW has protein sequence MNQTEFQQKMASFTSIEQALDYFEIGFDSKFIDQNRVELVKHFNGYLILSKPDDWFSGRRALKNAYCKVQRSKLDRHTRSACRGCTTCQRR, from the coding sequence ATGAACCAAACAGAATTCCAACAAAAAATGGCGAGTTTCACCTCGATTGAACAAGCGCTTGATTACTTCGAAATTGGGTTTGATAGCAAGTTCATCGACCAAAATAGAGTCGAGCTTGTGAAACACTTTAATGGTTATCTGATCCTGTCAAAACCCGATGATTGGTTCTCTGGACGAAGAGCGCTAAAAAACGCTTATTGTAAGGTTCAACGCAGCAAGTTAGATCGCCACACACGTTCTGCCTGTCGTGGGTGTACAACTTGTCAGCGTCGATAG
- a CDS encoding NapC/NirT family cytochrome c yields MTIKKRYIALIAAVGIGIGWLTLGGSAAVMHYTSSTEFCVSCHTMEAPHKEYQGSVHFSNATGIRAECADCHIPTDPIDYVITKVRASKDIYHEFITGKIDTPEKYEAHREEMAETVWAQFRENDSATCRSCHEFDAMEEFEQSRDAAKMHAYGKENNQTCIDCHKGVAHFAPEAQLDSKAFDTLIAFTQNTPADAKVVYPVTDIAMGEFGSVNPTAELEVVKAEGDNRTVTLNAFQMKGAEQVLYFGEGQRAIVATLTDKGQEALTTGEYKADAYGNEWRSVALTGDITDPVVDTLDPIWSYAEELDNVYCATCHAKIPSNHFTVNAWGPVAKSMGDRTDISERNLELLTKYFQNHAKDVVGH; encoded by the coding sequence ATGACAATAAAAAAACGTTATATCGCACTAATAGCGGCGGTCGGTATAGGTATTGGCTGGTTAACCTTAGGGGGATCTGCTGCTGTTATGCACTATACATCGAGCACTGAGTTTTGTGTTTCTTGCCACACGATGGAAGCCCCCCACAAAGAGTATCAAGGTTCAGTCCACTTCAGTAACGCAACAGGCATTCGAGCCGAATGTGCCGATTGCCACATTCCAACGGATCCGATTGACTACGTGATCACCAAAGTAAGAGCGTCTAAAGACATCTACCACGAATTCATCACAGGTAAGATCGACACGCCTGAGAAATACGAAGCACACCGTGAAGAGATGGCTGAAACAGTATGGGCTCAATTCCGTGAGAATGACTCAGCGACGTGTCGCTCTTGTCACGAATTCGATGCAATGGAAGAGTTCGAGCAATCTCGTGATGCGGCGAAAATGCACGCTTACGGTAAAGAGAACAACCAAACGTGTATCGATTGTCATAAAGGCGTAGCGCACTTTGCCCCTGAAGCTCAGTTAGACAGCAAAGCCTTCGATACCCTGATCGCCTTCACCCAAAACACGCCAGCAGATGCGAAAGTGGTTTACCCAGTAACCGATATCGCAATGGGCGAGTTTGGTAGCGTAAACCCAACGGCTGAACTTGAAGTCGTTAAAGCTGAAGGCGACAACCGTACGGTGACTCTGAATGCGTTCCAAATGAAAGGTGCAGAACAAGTGCTTTACTTCGGTGAAGGTCAACGTGCAATCGTTGCGACACTGACAGACAAAGGTCAAGAAGCACTGACTACTGGTGAATACAAAGCCGATGCTTATGGTAACGAGTGGCGTTCAGTGGCGTTAACGGGTGACATTACTGACCCAGTTGTCGATACCCTAGACCCAATCTGGTCTTATGCAGAAGAGTTGGACAATGTTTACTGTGCAACTTGTCACGCGAAGATTCCTTCAAATCACTTCACTGTGAATGCTTGGGGACCTGTTGCGAAAAGTATGGGCGACCGTACCGACATTTCTGAGCGAAACCTTGAGCTGTTGACTAAGTACTTCCAAAATCACGCGAAAGACGTTGTTGGTCACTAA
- a CDS encoding molybdopterin guanine dinucleotide-containing S/N-oxide reductase, with the protein MTNMTRRGFMKGTGITAGALAFTSLTPMSAIASDKRGSGVLTSGRMGPMLCEVKDGKLVSTTNALAQTVPNSLQITGPDQVHTKARVIYPMVRKGYLANPSAPEGVRGSDEFVRISWDEVYKLIHQQHSRIRKEHGAESVFAGSYGWRSSGVLHKAQTLLQRYMSMAGGYSGHLGDYSTGAAQVIMPHVVGSIEVYEQQTTYPIILEHSDVVVLWGLNPINTLKIAWSSTDCAGLEFFHQLKKSGKTVIAIDPMRSETIEFFGDNAEWIAPHPMTDVAMMMGIAHTLVKQGKHDKEFLGKYTTGYDVFEAYLMGKEDGVEKSAEWASEICGVPVKQLKLLADIFSKNRTMLMSGWGMQRQQYGEQRHWMLVTLATMLGQVGLPGGGFGLSYHYSNGGNPARDAGVLPAISASLGGGSSAGNDWAVSGAVNAFPVARIVEALENPGSSYHHNGHNLTFPEIKMIWWAGGANFTHHQDTNRLIKAWQKPELVVISEPYWTAAAKHADIVLPITTSFERNDMTMTGDYSNQHLVPMKKAVEPQGEARNDFDVFADMAELLAPGGREVYTEGKTEMEWLYGFYKTAQQGGRGQRIAMPNFSKFWEDNQLIEMKWNEKNAQFVRYADFRENPIMNPLGTPSGKFEIFSRTIEGYQLDDCPAHPTWLEPTEYTGNAKDGELQLMTAHAAHRLHSQFNYAKIREEYAIADREPISIHPEDAKARGIKTGDLVRAHNGRGQVLVGALVTDGIKQGSVCIHEGGWPDLDKDTGLCKNGGCNVLTLDIPTSRLANGCAANSALVKIEKYTGPVLELTAFDPPKNG; encoded by the coding sequence ATGACTAATATGACCCGTCGTGGATTTATGAAAGGCACAGGTATCACTGCTGGTGCGTTGGCATTCACATCCTTGACACCGATGAGCGCAATAGCTTCTGACAAGCGCGGTTCTGGTGTTCTAACATCAGGCCGTATGGGACCAATGCTGTGTGAAGTGAAAGATGGCAAGTTAGTGTCTACAACGAATGCACTGGCACAAACAGTTCCAAACAGCCTACAAATTACAGGCCCTGACCAAGTACATACCAAAGCGCGTGTTATATACCCTATGGTTCGTAAAGGCTACTTGGCTAACCCATCTGCACCTGAAGGTGTACGTGGTAGCGATGAGTTTGTTCGCATCTCTTGGGATGAAGTGTACAAACTGATTCACCAACAACATTCACGTATTCGTAAAGAGCACGGTGCAGAATCGGTATTCGCAGGCTCTTACGGTTGGCGTTCAAGCGGTGTGCTACATAAAGCGCAAACACTTCTACAACGTTACATGAGCATGGCTGGTGGTTACTCTGGTCACTTAGGTGATTACTCAACAGGTGCTGCTCAGGTCATCATGCCGCACGTGGTGGGTTCGATTGAAGTGTATGAACAACAAACGACTTACCCAATAATCCTTGAGCACAGTGATGTGGTGGTACTTTGGGGTCTAAACCCAATCAATACCTTGAAGATCGCTTGGAGCTCAACGGACTGTGCGGGTCTTGAATTCTTCCACCAGTTGAAGAAATCGGGCAAGACAGTGATCGCGATTGATCCAATGCGTTCTGAGACTATCGAGTTCTTTGGCGACAACGCTGAGTGGATTGCTCCGCACCCAATGACTGACGTAGCCATGATGATGGGTATTGCGCACACATTAGTGAAGCAGGGTAAACACGACAAAGAATTCTTGGGCAAATACACAACAGGTTATGACGTATTCGAAGCTTACCTAATGGGTAAAGAAGACGGCGTTGAAAAATCGGCTGAGTGGGCGTCTGAGATCTGTGGTGTGCCAGTGAAGCAACTGAAACTACTGGCGGATATCTTCAGTAAGAACCGCACTATGCTGATGTCTGGCTGGGGTATGCAGCGTCAACAATACGGAGAACAACGTCACTGGATGTTGGTTACGCTAGCGACAATGCTAGGTCAAGTTGGTTTACCTGGTGGTGGTTTCGGTCTTTCTTACCACTACTCAAACGGCGGCAACCCTGCTCGTGATGCAGGCGTACTTCCTGCGATTTCAGCGTCGCTTGGCGGTGGTTCTTCGGCGGGTAACGACTGGGCAGTTTCAGGAGCTGTGAACGCATTCCCTGTCGCGCGTATTGTTGAAGCGCTAGAAAATCCGGGTTCAAGCTACCATCACAATGGCCACAACCTAACGTTCCCTGAGATCAAAATGATCTGGTGGGCAGGCGGTGCGAACTTTACTCACCACCAAGATACCAATCGCTTGATTAAAGCGTGGCAAAAACCTGAGCTGGTTGTTATCTCAGAACCTTACTGGACAGCAGCAGCTAAACACGCGGATATTGTATTGCCAATTACTACATCGTTTGAACGTAATGATATGACGATGACGGGGGACTATAGTAACCAACACTTAGTGCCAATGAAGAAAGCTGTTGAACCTCAAGGCGAAGCGCGCAATGACTTCGATGTGTTTGCGGATATGGCTGAGTTGCTTGCTCCAGGCGGTCGTGAAGTGTACACCGAAGGCAAGACCGAAATGGAATGGCTGTACGGTTTCTACAAAACAGCACAGCAAGGTGGCCGTGGTCAGCGCATCGCAATGCCTAACTTCAGCAAATTCTGGGAAGATAATCAGTTGATTGAGATGAAGTGGAACGAGAAGAACGCACAGTTTGTTCGTTACGCTGATTTTCGTGAGAATCCAATCATGAACCCACTAGGTACACCGAGTGGCAAGTTCGAGATTTTTTCAAGAACGATTGAAGGTTACCAACTAGACGATTGTCCAGCGCATCCTACTTGGTTAGAGCCAACAGAGTACACAGGTAATGCTAAAGATGGTGAACTGCAATTGATGACAGCGCACGCAGCGCACCGTCTACACAGTCAGTTCAACTACGCCAAGATTCGTGAAGAGTACGCGATCGCAGACCGCGAGCCGATTTCAATTCACCCTGAAGACGCAAAAGCGCGTGGTATTAAAACGGGTGATTTGGTTCGTGCACACAATGGTCGTGGTCAAGTATTGGTTGGTGCATTAGTGACGGACGGCATCAAACAAGGCTCTGTATGTATCCATGAAGGCGGTTGGCCAGATTTAGATAAAGATACAGGCCTATGTAAAAACGGCGGCTGTAACGTACTTACGTTGGATATTCCGACCTCTCGTTTGGCAAATGGTTGTGCAGCGAACTCAGCGCTTGTGAAAATTGAAAAATACACAGGCCCAGTATTAGAACTGACGGCATTTGATCCACCTAAAAATGGCTAA
- a CDS encoding TIGR02450 family Trp-rich protein produces the protein MNRINPKKLFRSKWTAVSPVNKEKHFMVTEVEFEEGEVIRCSIEAVMTKREEDINWRDLTDKEHWLAGWK, from the coding sequence ATGAATCGGATCAACCCAAAGAAGTTATTTCGTAGCAAATGGACAGCCGTTAGCCCTGTGAACAAAGAAAAGCACTTTATGGTCACAGAAGTAGAATTTGAAGAAGGGGAGGTCATTCGTTGTTCGATAGAAGCGGTGATGACGAAACGAGAGGAAGACATCAACTGGAGGGATCTAACCGACAAGGAACATTGGCTTGCAGGTTGGAAGTAG
- the proV gene encoding glycine betaine/L-proline ABC transporter ATP-binding protein ProV, with the protein MDPILEVKGLYKVFGEDTDRAFSMIDEGADKDKVFEETGLTIGVNDVSLSIQEGEIFVIMGLSGSGKSTLVRLLNRLIEPTKGNVLLRGKDIAHISEDRLREVRRNNISMVFQNFALMPHMTVIENAAFGLELAGVEADIRKQSAFTALERVGLGPYSESYPDELSGGMKQRVGLARALACDPDILLMDEAFSALDPLIRTEMQDELIRLQNDDKRTIVFISHDLDEAMRIGDRIAIMQNGEVVQVGTPDEILNSPANDYVEAFFRGVNVASALTVKDIARKKPAAVFKKSEHDGPASALQILMDNDREYGIVIEKSSHYSGIVSVESLRKAHKENKSLVSAQLDDGLTLNPDLPINDVLGLVGGVPYSVPVVDDKGTYFGVVTKSRLLQTLDKG; encoded by the coding sequence ATGGATCCCATACTGGAAGTTAAGGGACTGTACAAGGTGTTTGGTGAAGACACTGATCGTGCTTTTTCAATGATTGATGAAGGTGCGGATAAAGACAAAGTTTTCGAAGAGACAGGGCTAACGATCGGTGTTAACGATGTTTCTTTGAGTATTCAAGAAGGTGAAATTTTCGTCATAATGGGACTGTCAGGATCTGGCAAATCAACCCTAGTACGCCTTCTTAACCGCTTGATTGAACCTACCAAGGGCAATGTGCTTCTTCGAGGCAAAGATATTGCCCACATCTCAGAAGATAGACTCCGCGAAGTTCGCCGTAATAACATCTCTATGGTTTTCCAAAATTTCGCCTTGATGCCACATATGACGGTGATCGAGAACGCAGCTTTTGGCCTTGAGCTCGCAGGTGTTGAAGCCGATATACGCAAACAGTCTGCATTTACAGCACTAGAACGAGTAGGCCTTGGCCCATATTCAGAATCTTATCCGGATGAATTGTCTGGTGGGATGAAACAGCGCGTTGGTTTGGCTCGTGCTCTCGCCTGTGACCCTGACATTTTATTAATGGACGAAGCGTTTTCTGCACTCGACCCTTTGATTCGTACTGAAATGCAAGACGAGTTAATTCGACTGCAAAATGACGACAAGCGTACGATTGTTTTTATTTCTCATGATCTTGATGAGGCAATGAGAATCGGGGATCGAATTGCGATTATGCAAAATGGTGAGGTGGTTCAAGTTGGTACACCAGATGAGATCTTAAATAGCCCTGCTAATGACTATGTTGAAGCCTTTTTCCGAGGTGTTAATGTGGCGAGTGCATTGACCGTCAAAGATATTGCTCGCAAGAAACCTGCGGCGGTATTTAAGAAGTCAGAACATGACGGCCCAGCCTCCGCATTACAGATATTGATGGATAACGACCGTGAATACGGCATCGTTATTGAGAAGAGCAGTCACTACTCCGGCATTGTTTCTGTTGAATCTCTTCGTAAAGCGCACAAAGAAAATAAGTCATTAGTTAGTGCTCAATTAGATGATGGCTTAACTCTTAACCCGGATTTACCAATCAACGACGTACTTGGCCTTGTTGGCGGTGTTCCTTACTCCGTTCCTGTTGTCGACGATAAAGGTACTTACTTTGGCGTGGTAACTAAATCACGACTGCTACAAACATTGGATAAGGGGTAG
- the proW gene encoding glycine betaine/L-proline ABC transporter permease ProW, producing MSSEQIDNDPWSQSTKSEPSAQPASDPWGQASDTSPSADWLSSETVETAPFDPLNPFVEAVLPVDNWVESGLNWLVEHGRPLFQAVRIPIDFILSSFETALVSTPAPFMLIILFLVAWQFSNLKLGVVTAVSLTFIGLIGAWSEAMTTLSLVMTSVFFCLLIGLPMGIWLARSNTAAKFVRPILDAMQTTPAFVYLVPIVMLFGIGNVPGVVVTIIFALPPVVRLTILGIQQVPEELIEAGHSFGANKKQMLYRIQLPLALPTIMAGVNQTLMLSLSMVVIASMIAVGGLGQMVLRGIGRLDMGLAAVGGLGIVILAILLDRITQVLGANAGDTKLRWYRMGPVSILLNALNRGNQSKLQSRKNTNE from the coding sequence ATGTCGTCAGAACAAATAGATAATGACCCGTGGTCACAATCCACTAAATCAGAACCATCAGCTCAACCTGCAAGTGACCCATGGGGTCAAGCAAGTGATACATCACCATCGGCTGATTGGCTAAGCAGCGAAACAGTAGAGACTGCACCTTTTGATCCACTGAACCCATTCGTGGAAGCAGTGTTGCCAGTTGATAATTGGGTTGAATCTGGATTGAATTGGCTAGTTGAACATGGGCGACCGTTATTTCAGGCAGTACGTATACCTATCGATTTCATTTTAAGTTCATTTGAAACGGCACTTGTGTCTACACCTGCACCATTCATGCTGATCATTTTGTTTTTGGTTGCATGGCAGTTTTCAAACCTCAAGCTTGGTGTTGTGACTGCAGTATCCCTTACTTTTATTGGCTTGATTGGCGCTTGGTCTGAAGCGATGACCACTCTTTCACTGGTGATGACATCGGTATTCTTCTGTTTATTGATCGGCTTACCAATGGGTATATGGTTGGCCCGAAGTAATACTGCCGCTAAATTTGTGCGTCCAATTCTCGATGCGATGCAAACTACTCCGGCCTTTGTTTATTTGGTACCTATCGTAATGTTGTTTGGTATCGGTAACGTTCCGGGCGTGGTGGTTACTATCATATTTGCACTGCCACCAGTGGTACGTTTGACCATCTTGGGTATCCAACAAGTACCGGAAGAATTGATTGAAGCGGGACATTCATTCGGTGCCAATAAAAAGCAAATGCTTTATCGCATTCAACTGCCGCTTGCCTTACCAACCATAATGGCAGGTGTAAACCAAACACTTATGTTGTCTCTGTCTATGGTTGTTATAGCGTCAATGATCGCAGTAGGCGGCTTAGGCCAAATGGTACTGAGAGGTATCGGTCGTTTAGATATGGGGCTTGCTGCTGTCGGTGGCCTAGGCATTGTTATTCTTGCAATCCTACTTGATCGAATTACTCAAGTTTTAGGGGCTAATGCAGGTGATACAAAACTACGCTGGTACCGTATGGGACCTGTTTCCATTTTACTTAATGCTTTAAATCGCGGTAACCAATCAAAACTACAATCAAGGAAAAACACTAATGAATAA
- the proX gene encoding glycine betaine/L-proline ABC transporter substrate-binding protein ProX, whose product MNNSWKSKFAVSIVSTLAVSTNVWAASLPGEGVSVQPVQSSVAEETFQTLIVNRALEELGYDVKSTQEVDYNVGYTSIAKGDATFLSVGWFPLHDDKYKMAGGDDKFYREGQYVSGAAQGYLIDKKTAEKYNITNIGQLTDPKIAKLFDANGDGKADLTGCNPGWGCETVIEHQLSAFKLDDTVTHNQGNYAAIIADTISRYQKGESILYYTWTPYWVSGVLVPNEDVVWLEVPFSSLPGDRSDVDTTLSNGKNYGFQMNSMRIIANKEFAKNNPSAAKLFEIIKLNINDVSAQNMMMSKGKNSSADIEAHVNGWIKANQNTFDAWIEEAKKAAL is encoded by the coding sequence ATGAATAATTCATGGAAGAGCAAATTCGCTGTTAGCATCGTTTCTACATTAGCCGTATCAACAAATGTGTGGGCAGCAAGCTTACCGGGTGAAGGTGTCTCCGTTCAACCTGTTCAATCGTCTGTAGCGGAAGAAACATTCCAAACTTTGATCGTTAATCGTGCTTTAGAAGAACTTGGCTATGACGTGAAATCGACGCAAGAAGTGGACTACAACGTAGGTTACACCTCGATCGCAAAAGGTGACGCCACATTCCTATCAGTAGGCTGGTTTCCACTTCATGATGATAAATACAAAATGGCAGGTGGCGATGATAAGTTTTATCGTGAAGGCCAATATGTAAGCGGTGCAGCTCAGGGCTACTTGATTGATAAGAAAACGGCAGAGAAGTATAACATTACGAATATTGGTCAACTAACCGATCCAAAAATTGCGAAACTGTTTGATGCAAATGGAGATGGTAAAGCTGATCTAACGGGCTGTAACCCAGGTTGGGGCTGTGAGACGGTTATTGAGCACCAACTGTCAGCATTTAAACTGGATGACACGGTTACTCATAATCAAGGTAACTACGCAGCCATCATTGCTGATACCATTTCGCGCTACCAAAAGGGAGAATCAATTCTATACTACACGTGGACACCGTATTGGGTGAGTGGTGTATTGGTTCCAAATGAAGATGTAGTTTGGCTAGAAGTTCCATTCTCTTCACTTCCTGGTGATCGTTCTGATGTTGATACTACGTTATCTAACGGTAAGAACTATGGCTTCCAAATGAACTCAATGCGTATTATCGCGAATAAAGAGTTTGCTAAAAATAATCCATCTGCGGCTAAGCTTTTCGAAATCATCAAACTTAACATCAATGATGTAAGTGCACAGAACATGATGATGAGCAAGGGTAAAAACAGCTCTGCTGATATCGAAGCGCACGTAAATGGTTGGATTAAAGCGAACCAAAATACATTCGATGCTTGGATTGAAGAAGCGAAGAAAGCAGCACTGTAG